In the Sesamum indicum cultivar Zhongzhi No. 13 unplaced genomic scaffold, S_indicum_v1.0 scaffold00670, whole genome shotgun sequence genome, one interval contains:
- the LOC105180318 gene encoding uncharacterized protein LOC105180318, whose amino-acid sequence MALNIYWASVFILPKGVIREIEKRLRAFVWKGTTTSGYAKVASRDVYRPASERAQGLRDIATLNRTLMSKKLCDVIRCDRTSICVEWLFNRRLRDKSVWTVTDNGGSLGWRKLLRLCPLLRLMVDYQIGDGNSIYLWHDLLHHLGPLMERFPRGPRLLGLRTADKLSSVIMEGQWHWPLIMDIECLEILHALPIIHGEKDCIIW is encoded by the coding sequence ATggcattaaatatatattgggcttctgTGTTCATCCTacctaaaggtgttataaGGGAGATTGAGAAGCGTCTGAGAGCTTTTGTGTGGAAGGGCACAACGACCAGTGGATATGCCAAAGTAGCAAGTAGGGATGTCTATAGACCGGCGTCAGAGCGGGCTCAGGGCCTAAGGGACATCGCTACTTTAAACCGTACGTTAATGAGCAAGAAGCTGTGTGATGTTATTCGATGTGATAGAACATCAATCTGTGTAGAATGGTTATTTAACAGGCGGCTACGTGATAAATCTGTATGGACGGTCACTGACAATGGGGGTTCTTTGGGTTGGAGGAAACTCCTTCGACTATGCCCATTGCTTCGATTgatggtggactatcagattgGTGATGGGAATTCAATTTATCTATGGCATGATCTATTGCATCACCTTGGTCCTCTTATGGAGAGATTCCCACGGGGTCCACGTCTGCTTGGGCTTAGGACAGCGGACAAGCTTAGCAGTGTTATTATGGAGGGGCAATGGCATTGGCCTCTCATTATGGACATTGAGTGCTTGGagattttgcatgcattgCCAATAATTCATGGCGAGAAAGATTGCATTATTTGGTGA